From Oreochromis niloticus isolate F11D_XX linkage group LG14, O_niloticus_UMD_NMBU, whole genome shotgun sequence, one genomic window encodes:
- the LOC109205082 gene encoding uncharacterized protein LOC109205082, protein MQRALSLWRSGNGSALKRLWAAKDTGRLESVVGPYKLFDSSFRTLQGSRWLSDEVIDAHLHRVIERRKNAAHLLCSVVASSLFSGQFRCLTKMKFPVEDMWLCPVNFGTHWILVIVNISAQKILLTDPMGNEGVYDRKILHNWRNFLRMREDTMEWQLHTMQHNKQQDSSSCGVLLLKFAEQYLAFGEVSEVLTTTEAVVLERMQIACTLLEHRGNAEDYCTVCSMLDADADRSMIEMVQCQSCQRWAHFACAKYKESNQEYKCKNVRKTHNFK, encoded by the exons ATGCAACGTGCACTGAGCTTGTGGAGGTCTGGAAATGGATCTGCCT taAAGAGGCTATGGGCTGCAAAGGATACTGGGCGCTTGGAGTCAGTTGTTGGACCATACAAGTTATTTGATTCCTCTTTTCGAACACTGCAGGGGTCACGGTGGCTTTCTGATGAG GTCATTGATGCACACCTGCACCGTGTCATTGAGAGACGAAAG AATGCTGCACACCTGCTCTGTTCAGTAGTTGCAAGCTCGTTGTTTTCTGGGCAGTTCAGATGCCTCACCAAG ATGAAGTTCCCAGTTGAAGACATGTGGCTGTGCCCTGTGAACTTTGGTACACACTGGATTCTTGTG ATTGTCAACATTTCTGCACAGAAAATACTGCTCACAGACCCCATGGGCAATGAAGGTGTTTATGACAGGAAAATTCTGCACAACTGGAG GAATTTTCTGAGGATGAGAGAAGACACCATGGAGTGGCAGTTACACACTATGCAACACAACAAGCAACAGGATTCCAGCAGTTGCGGAGTTTTGCTGTTAAAG TTTGCAGAACAGTACCTTGCTTTTGGAGAGGTCAGTGAGGTGTTAACCACTACAGAAGCAGTTGTGCTGGAGCGAATGCAGATAGCTTGCACCCTACTTGAACATCGAG GGAACGCTGAGGACTACTGCACTGTTTGCTCTATGTTAGATGCTGACGCTGACCGCAGCATGATTGAaatg GTGCAGTGTCAATCTTGCCAAAGATGGGCACATTTTGCATGTGCGAAATATAAAGAGAGCAACCAAGaatataaatgcaaaaatgtaaGGAAAACACATAACTTCAAATAA